One Diospyros lotus cultivar Yz01 chromosome 1, ASM1463336v1, whole genome shotgun sequence genomic window carries:
- the LOC127793562 gene encoding uncharacterized protein LOC127793562 yields MAGHRELDQMRLHSQDVRQLCQVGEDDDDTDFLALSLSSHHPSRPPPEIPQPVPPRTGRGRRSSAQLPVNETVPAPYPWATNRRAAVQSLNQLIERQIFAISGRVQCKRCERLYEIEYDVREKFIEVGTFVVKNKDAMHDRAPDVWMNPILPKCRFCEQENCVKPVLSEKKKTINWLFLFLGQMLGCCTLEQLKYFCKHTGNHRTGAKDRVLYLTYLNLCKQLDPTGPFDR; encoded by the coding sequence ATGGCCGGCCACAGAGAATTAGACCAAATGAGGCTGCACAGCCAGGACGTCCGACAACTCTGCCAAGTCGGCGAAGACGACGACGACACGGATTTTCTTGCTCTGAGCCTCTCTTCCCACCATCCCTCCCGGCCGCCGCCTGAAATCCCTCAACCCGTCCCTCCGCGGACCGGCCGTGGCCGCCGCAGCAGCGCCCAACTGCCGGTGAACGAGACCGTGCCGGCTCCGTATCCGTGGGCCACCAACCGACGCGCCGCCGTCCAGAGCCTCAACCAGTTGATCGAAAGACAAATCTTCGCCATCTCCGGCAGAGTCCAGTGCAAGCGCTGCGAGCGGCTCTACGAGATCGAGTACGATGTCCGGGAGAAGTTTATTGAAGTTGGAACATTCGTCGTCAAGAACAAGGACGCCATGCACGATCGTGCTCCCGACGTTTGGATGAATCCAATCCTTCCGAAATGCCGATTCTGCGAGCAAGAAAACTGCGTCAAGCCCGTGCTTTCGGAGAAAAAGAAAACGATCAACTGGCTTTTCTTGTTTCTTGGCCAGATGCTTGGTTGCTGCACGCTTGAGCAGTTGAAGTACTTCTGCAAGCACACCGGAAATCATCGGACCGGCGCGAAAGATCGGGTTCTTTACCTTACTTACCTCAATCTCTGCAAACAGCTCGATCCCACCGGACCGTTCGATCGCTGA